In the genome of Sorangium aterium, one region contains:
- a CDS encoding sigma 54-interacting transcriptional regulator, whose product MPGEPDQRTLSATGGQRYLDKSGNGSFLFLVADSHRPLASSARIALDDVEEVVIGRGNARRLEVADSGSRRRVEIQLDDPWLSSRHARIMRVLGRWCFEDCGSKNGSILNGAPRKHAELGEGDVLELGRTFFLYRAAIPRGAEQVTLLEASSLAAHVPGLLSLVPSQLEMFERLRVVAASTIPVLIQGETGTGKEVMARAIHSLSGRPGAFVAINCGALPRDLVEGELFGHRKGAFSGATEDRPGLVRSADRGTLFLDEIGDLPLSAQVALLRVLQEREVRPVGGTRSIPVDLRVVAATHRPIERMATSGDFRSDLLARLSGHAIELAPLRARREDLGLILGAILRRVDGERAEHIQLHPRAARALVTYGWPLNVRELEQCITTAVVLAQRGTIELDHLNSALRRNAADATEQGDDPTRPEELKALLRAHSGNIAGVARAMGKARMQIHRWLKRYEIDPDDFRH is encoded by the coding sequence GTGCCGGGTGAACCTGATCAACGAACGCTATCCGCCACGGGCGGACAGCGGTATCTGGACAAATCAGGCAACGGCAGCTTTTTGTTTCTGGTCGCGGACAGCCATCGGCCGCTTGCGTCGTCGGCGCGCATCGCCCTCGACGACGTCGAGGAGGTCGTTATCGGCCGCGGCAATGCCCGGAGGCTGGAGGTCGCGGACAGCGGCTCACGCCGGCGCGTCGAGATCCAGCTCGACGACCCCTGGCTCTCGTCGAGGCATGCGCGGATCATGCGGGTCCTCGGCCGGTGGTGCTTCGAGGATTGCGGCTCCAAGAACGGCAGCATCCTCAATGGGGCCCCGCGGAAGCACGCCGAGCTCGGGGAGGGCGACGTGCTCGAGCTGGGCCGCACGTTCTTCCTCTACCGCGCGGCGATTCCCCGCGGCGCCGAGCAGGTCACTCTGCTGGAAGCGTCGAGCCTCGCCGCGCACGTCCCTGGGCTGCTCTCCCTCGTCCCGTCGCAGCTCGAGATGTTCGAGCGGCTCAGGGTGGTGGCGGCCTCCACCATCCCCGTGCTGATCCAGGGCGAAACGGGCACGGGCAAGGAGGTCATGGCGCGCGCCATCCATTCGCTCTCGGGCAGGCCGGGCGCGTTCGTGGCGATCAACTGCGGTGCGCTGCCGCGGGATCTGGTCGAAGGCGAGCTCTTTGGGCACAGGAAGGGCGCCTTCTCCGGGGCCACCGAGGATCGCCCCGGGCTCGTGCGCAGCGCCGATCGCGGGACGCTCTTCCTCGACGAGATCGGCGATCTGCCCCTGTCCGCCCAGGTGGCCTTGCTCCGCGTGCTCCAGGAGCGCGAGGTGCGCCCCGTGGGCGGCACGCGCTCGATCCCCGTGGACCTCCGCGTCGTGGCGGCCACACACCGGCCGATCGAGCGTATGGCGACGTCGGGCGACTTCCGCTCCGACCTGCTCGCGCGGCTCTCCGGCCACGCCATCGAGCTCGCGCCGCTCCGGGCTCGCCGGGAGGACCTCGGCCTCATCCTCGGCGCGATCCTGCGGCGCGTCGACGGAGAGCGCGCCGAGCACATCCAGCTGCACCCTCGCGCGGCGCGCGCCCTCGTCACGTACGGCTGGCCGCTCAACGTGCGCGAGCTCGAGCAGTGCATCACGACCGCGGTGGTGCTGGCGCAGCGGGGTACCATCGAGCTCGATCACCTGAACAGCGCGCTGAGGCGCAACGCCGCCGACGCGACGGAGCAAGGAGACGATCCTACCCGGCCCGAGGAGCTCAAGGCGCTCCTGCGCGCGCACAGCGGCAACATCGCCGGCGTGGCGCGCGCCATGGGCAAAGCCAGGATGCAGATCCATCGCTGGTTGAAGCGCTACGAGATCGACCCGGATGATTTCCGCCACTGA
- a CDS encoding serine/threonine-protein kinase, translating into MTPDTVVASRYRVLRRLAAGAMGAVYEVIDLQTERRRALKVMHAHTVERADLRERFALEARVSGQVDSPALVDVVDAGVDDATGTPFLVMELLRGETLSERLARVGGHAPAEVLAYLGQAAPAIDKMHQLGIVHRDLKPSNLFLEQREHDAPRIKILDFGVAKVLHEGATRGSTGAAGTPIYMAPEQFQSGRITPSADIYALGLIAYTLLVGRPYWEEEVGIGDSPVAFALVALQGPKEPACERAARYGVTLPPAFDAWFTRATALAPGQRFPTAGAAVGALARALGVPGYELPAQQPAGAEAREGTPPVDEQSTWTDTFQSDGHLGGSEGVGRTDSVAGAGGPGPAPPRFEPESDATDPSPPRQPQAIVHRSRRWRWIAASSVTLAALGLGAVRWAFPHRPAPGPPPTVMRSPLEPDNTVLACPILEATGVEAPAGWLGAAAAATLCERARVLLGGRAARTLVPAELLSLPRPHADTVPIDPYAGPEARAQSLDAARRRGAAYVDGAIVLEPSRAFQLTVTLRAADGRELASSVGRASALYEAVRNAMDPWVDAGVLPKASRLDDAVADFSRARTVDGALDLLDLTLAMTHNAGGLRQECARFEARGGGLAEMGPGERFRCAYTLGEPAPVVTLPPAGANPSPGELAARARVDLMMRRAVDPTAVAELQRLYDREASAWGRSTLAATISCLLPSPDEERATERTTLAKDMAFSAVQAEPKNPIGEWCAPWVQLATVTHGTPSAASALQGMRAWMPWEAYGWLFEDSDPGAAEAPPQHARTRAVGFARRAYVLSPLDMNVADTLVDRLLQDGARQEARGIALAVGQGSQVLHKVGSELLLIRVEASEAGIGAALERARRAMAISPGDSGFVRVQRLQIAWRALELALVLGREREIADLIVARFLDPEPPLLEGTHISVPLRMGAVCARASRAVSRRCFERLRKLRVRFPEGELPNTESFITGAERYASGDQRGAALAWRPLLQEPEPFVEVLGDAMVATYEREGEHELVDRLERASRDDSEALNGASLKTVRQAERAARRGDRQRALGLAQQVIKAWSVVDAPVPAVESMRRLAARLLE; encoded by the coding sequence ATGACGCCGGACACGGTCGTCGCGTCTCGCTACCGCGTCCTGCGTCGCCTGGCCGCGGGCGCGATGGGCGCTGTCTACGAGGTGATCGACCTCCAGACGGAGCGCCGACGGGCGCTCAAGGTGATGCACGCTCATACGGTCGAGCGCGCCGACCTGAGGGAGCGATTCGCGCTGGAGGCCCGCGTGTCCGGCCAGGTCGACAGCCCCGCGCTCGTCGACGTCGTCGACGCGGGCGTCGATGACGCCACGGGGACTCCGTTCCTCGTGATGGAGCTGCTCCGGGGGGAGACCTTGAGCGAGCGGCTCGCGCGCGTGGGCGGCCACGCGCCGGCCGAGGTGCTCGCCTATCTCGGTCAAGCCGCGCCGGCCATCGACAAGATGCACCAGCTCGGCATCGTCCACCGCGACCTGAAGCCGAGCAACCTGTTCCTGGAGCAGCGAGAGCACGACGCCCCGCGCATCAAGATCCTCGATTTCGGCGTGGCGAAGGTGCTGCACGAGGGCGCGACCCGCGGCTCGACCGGCGCGGCCGGGACGCCGATCTACATGGCGCCGGAGCAGTTCCAGAGCGGCAGGATCACACCTTCCGCCGATATCTACGCGCTCGGGTTGATCGCGTACACGCTCCTCGTCGGCAGACCCTACTGGGAAGAAGAAGTCGGCATCGGCGACAGCCCCGTCGCGTTCGCGCTCGTCGCGCTGCAGGGCCCCAAGGAGCCTGCGTGCGAGCGCGCCGCGCGGTACGGCGTGACGTTGCCGCCCGCGTTCGACGCGTGGTTCACACGCGCGACGGCGCTCGCGCCGGGCCAGCGCTTCCCGACCGCGGGCGCCGCCGTGGGGGCGCTCGCGCGGGCGCTCGGCGTGCCAGGCTACGAGCTGCCAGCACAGCAGCCCGCCGGGGCCGAAGCGCGTGAGGGGACGCCGCCCGTCGACGAGCAATCGACGTGGACCGACACGTTCCAGTCCGACGGGCATCTGGGTGGAAGCGAGGGAGTGGGACGCACGGACTCGGTGGCCGGCGCAGGGGGGCCCGGCCCCGCGCCGCCTCGCTTCGAGCCCGAGAGCGACGCAACGGACCCGAGCCCCCCTCGGCAGCCGCAGGCCATCGTGCATCGGTCGCGCCGGTGGCGCTGGATCGCGGCCTCGAGCGTCACGCTGGCCGCCCTGGGTCTGGGCGCCGTCCGGTGGGCGTTCCCTCACCGGCCAGCGCCTGGTCCTCCACCCACGGTCATGCGATCTCCGCTGGAGCCCGACAACACGGTGCTCGCTTGCCCGATCCTGGAGGCCACCGGGGTCGAGGCGCCGGCCGGATGGCTGGGAGCGGCCGCCGCGGCGACGCTGTGCGAGCGGGCTCGGGTCCTCCTCGGAGGCCGCGCGGCGCGCACGTTGGTCCCTGCGGAGCTGCTCTCGCTCCCACGGCCGCACGCGGACACGGTTCCTATCGATCCCTATGCCGGGCCGGAGGCTCGCGCCCAATCGCTGGACGCGGCGCGCAGGAGGGGAGCGGCCTATGTGGACGGGGCGATCGTCCTCGAGCCGTCCCGCGCCTTTCAGCTCACGGTCACGCTGCGAGCCGCCGACGGTAGGGAGCTCGCGTCCTCGGTCGGCAGGGCGAGCGCGCTTTATGAAGCCGTGAGGAACGCCATGGATCCCTGGGTCGATGCAGGGGTGTTGCCAAAGGCCTCACGCCTCGACGACGCCGTGGCCGATTTCTCGAGGGCGCGCACGGTCGACGGGGCGCTGGATCTGCTCGACCTGACGCTGGCCATGACCCACAACGCCGGCGGGCTCCGACAGGAGTGCGCCCGGTTCGAGGCGCGCGGCGGCGGCCTCGCGGAGATGGGACCAGGCGAGCGCTTCCGCTGCGCCTACACGCTCGGCGAGCCCGCTCCCGTGGTCACGCTCCCGCCGGCCGGCGCCAATCCCTCACCGGGTGAGCTCGCCGCGCGCGCCCGCGTCGATCTCATGATGCGGCGTGCTGTCGATCCGACGGCGGTGGCGGAGCTCCAGCGCCTTTATGATCGCGAGGCGTCGGCCTGGGGACGCTCGACCCTCGCAGCGACGATATCCTGCCTGCTGCCGTCGCCCGATGAGGAGCGCGCCACGGAGAGGACGACGCTCGCCAAGGACATGGCGTTCAGCGCGGTGCAGGCCGAGCCGAAGAACCCGATCGGGGAGTGGTGCGCGCCCTGGGTGCAGCTGGCGACGGTGACCCACGGGACCCCGAGCGCGGCGAGCGCGTTGCAGGGCATGCGGGCCTGGATGCCGTGGGAGGCGTATGGGTGGCTGTTCGAGGACTCCGACCCTGGAGCGGCAGAGGCTCCCCCGCAGCATGCTCGCACGCGCGCCGTCGGGTTCGCGCGGCGTGCCTATGTCCTCTCGCCCCTGGACATGAACGTGGCCGACACGCTGGTCGATCGGCTCCTCCAGGATGGAGCGCGCCAGGAGGCGCGCGGGATAGCGCTCGCGGTGGGCCAGGGAAGCCAGGTGCTGCACAAGGTCGGCAGCGAGCTCCTCCTCATCCGCGTCGAGGCGAGCGAGGCCGGCATCGGCGCCGCCCTCGAGCGGGCGAGGCGCGCGATGGCCATTTCCCCCGGTGATTCCGGGTTCGTTCGCGTCCAGCGCCTCCAGATCGCCTGGCGCGCGCTGGAGCTCGCGCTCGTCCTCGGGCGTGAGCGCGAGATAGCCGACCTCATCGTCGCCCGCTTCCTCGACCCGGAGCCACCCCTCCTCGAGGGCACCCACATCAGCGTCCCGCTGCGCATGGGAGCCGTCTGCGCCCGTGCCAGTCGGGCGGTGTCGCGGCGTTGCTTCGAGCGGCTTCGCAAGCTCCGGGTCAGGTTCCCGGAAGGCGAGCTGCCGAACACCGAGAGCTTCATCACGGGAGCCGAGCGTTATGCCAGCGGAGACCAGCGGGGCGCCGCGCTGGCGTGGCGCCCGCTGCTGCAGGAGCCTGAGCCGTTCGTCGAGGTGCTCGGCGACGCCATGGTCGCGACCTATGAGCGCGAGGGGGAGCACGAGCTCGTTGACCGGCTGGAGCGGGCGAGCCGGGACGACAGCGAGGCCCTGAACGGCGCGAGCCTGAAGACGGTGCGCCAGGCGGAGCGCGCGGCGAGGCGCGGGGACAGGCAGAGGGCCCTCGGGCTGGCCCAGCAGGTGATCAAGGCGTGGTCGGTGGTGGACGCCCCTGTCCCGGCGGTCGAATCGATGAGGCGGCTCGCGGCGAGGCTACTTGAGTGA